One window of Triticum dicoccoides isolate Atlit2015 ecotype Zavitan chromosome 5A, WEW_v2.0, whole genome shotgun sequence genomic DNA carries:
- the LOC119297739 gene encoding ribosomal protein S7, mitochondrial translates to MGDFDGEQKELIKKLVNFRMIDGKRTRVRAIVYKTFHRLARTERDVIKLMVDAVDNIKPICEVVKVGVAGTIYDVPGIVARDRQQTLAIRWILGAAFKRRISYRISLEKCSFAEILDAYRKRGISRKRRENLHGLASTNRSFAHFRWW, encoded by the coding sequence ATGGGGGACTTTGATGGTGAGCAAAAAGAATTGATCAAGAAATTGGTAAACTTTCGCATGATCGATGGTAAAAGAACGAGAGTTCGTGCTATTGTTTATAAAACTTTTCACCGCCTAGCTCGAACTGAACGCGATGTAATAAAACTTATGGTTGACGCCGTAGATAATATAAAGCCAATATGCGAAGTGGTCAAAGTAGGAGTCGCAGGTACTATTTATGATGTTCCTGGGATTGTAGCCAGGGATCGTCAACAAACCTTAGCTATTCGTTGGATCCTTGGAGCAGCTTTCAAACGACGTATAAGCTACAGGATAAGCTTAGAGAAATGTTCATTTGCTGAGATACTGGATGCTTACCGAAAGAGGGGAATTTCACGTAAGAGAAGGGAGAATCTTCATGGACTGGCTTCCACCAATCGGAGTTTCGCGCATTTCAGATGGTGGTAA